In Drosophila santomea strain STO CAGO 1482 chromosome 3L, Prin_Dsan_1.1, whole genome shotgun sequence, a single window of DNA contains:
- the LOC120449324 gene encoding CDAN1-interacting nuclease 1: protein MSQVPGLAGGNEQQMRKILSGGEYNRICQFINGFHGLAIDCEFELRNRFFRDVEPMALTCILQSELFNRARGHHWKQDQRGKKLLKVYEEQKNLYDNALLIRMACVEALNPVALCRMLLQEKYKARHRSHISQLLRHPHLIDDPRLAANVQQCIISDNQEGSITDLRRRIMGEEYELKLKNLAKDAGIHFYDEQDLRRMGYDKTPDIKMILPFLYRGSVINWIESKANFGDTKAHKFNIQQQLQSYCNRFGPGIIIYWFGYHEETPSLPDNNIGITVLADFPAKKDLVFMHLAQEEFPAETLATKEDSSTGSQLLGEPFVAECPTKELKKLS from the exons ATGTCCCAAGTCCCGGGTTTGGCCGGCGGAAATGAGCAACAGATGCGGAAGATTCTGAGCGGCGGCGAGTACAATCGCATCTGCCAGTTCATCAACGGCTTCCACGGATTGGCCATCGACTGCGAGTTCGAGTTGAGGAATCGTTTCTTCAGGGACGTGGAACCAATGGCTTTGACATGCATCCTGCAATCGGAGCTCTTTAACAGGGCGCGTGGTCACCACTGGAAGCAGGACCAGCGAGGAAAGAAGCTCCTCAAAGT CTACGAGGAGCAGAAAAACTTGTACGACAATGCCCTCCTGATCCGAATGGCTTGTGTCGAGGCACTGAATCCGGTGGCTCTCTGCAGGATGTTGCTGCAGGAGAAGTACAAGGCGCGGCATCGATCGCACATATCACAGCTTCTTAGGCATCCGCATCTCATCGACGATCCGCGGCTGGCGGCCAATGTGCAGCAGTGCATAATCAGCGATAATCAAGAGGGATCTATTACGGACCTGCGACGACGCATCATGGGAGAGGAGTACGAGCTTAAGCTTAAGAATCTGGCTAAGGATGCGGGTATCCATTTCTACGACGAGCAGGATTTGCGACGAATGGGATATGACAAGACGCCGGACATCAAGATGATATTGCCGTTCCTTTACAGGGGCTCTGTGATCAACTGGATCGAAAGCAAGGCCAATTTCGGGGACACCAAGGCACATAAATTCAACAtccaacagcagctgcaaagCTACTGCAATCG ttttgggCCTGGAATCATAATCTACTGGTTTGGGTACCACGAGGAAACGCCCTCGCTGCCGGATAACAACATTGGTATTACAGTACTTGCTGATTTTCCGGCAAAAAAAGATTTAGTTTTCATGCATCTTGCGCAAGAAGAATTCCCCGCTGAGACTCTGGCAACAAAAGAGGACAGCAGTACCGGGAGTCAACTTCTAGGAGAACCTTTTGTAGCTGAATGTCCAACCAAAGAACTGAAAAAACTTTCATGA
- the LOC120449325 gene encoding zinc finger protein 706-like: MARGHQKIQSQAKASEKQAKLKKQQGHSANDQKKAAQKALVHVCAVCKSQMPDPKTYKQHFENKHPKNDMPEELKEV, encoded by the exons ATGGCACGTGGACACCAGAAGATCCAGTCGCAGGCGAAGGCCTCCGAGAAACAGGCCAAGCTGAAGAAGCAGCAAGGACACAGTGCCAACGATCAGAAAAAGGCGGCTCAGAAGGCACTTGTCCATGTGTGCGCCGTTTGCAAG TCGCAAATGCCGGATCCCAAGACATATAAGCAACATTTCGAGAACAAGCATCCCAAGAACGACATGCCAGAGGAGCTGAAGGAGGTCTGA
- the LOC120449830 gene encoding zinc finger protein 706-like, with product MARGHQKIQSQAKASEKQAKLKKQQGHSANDQKKAAQKALVYVCAVCKSQMPDPKTYKQHFENKHPKNDMPEELKDV from the exons ATGGCACGTGGACACCAGAAGATCCAGTCGCAGGCGAAGGCCTCCGAGAAACAGGCCAAGCTGAAGAAGCAGCAAGGACACAGTGCCAACGATCAGAAAAAGGCGGCTCAGAAGGCACTTGTCTATGTGTGCGCCGTTTGCAAG TCGCAAATGCCGGATCCCAAGACTTACAAGCAGCACTTCGAGAACAAGCATCCCAAGAACGACATGCCCGAGGAGCTGAAGGATGTCTGA